AAGAAGGGCGCGGCCGACGCGGCGCGGGCGAAGCAGTTCGCCAAGCTGCTGCGCCAGGTCGAAGTCGCGGCGCGCGAAGGCGGCGGCGACCCGACGATGAACGCGTCGCTGCGCGCCGCGATCCAAAAGGCGCGCGACAGCTCCGTCCCCATGGACAACATCGAGCGCGCCACGAAGCGCGGCGCCGGTGAGACCGAAGGCGTGCGCTACGAGTCGGTGATGTACGAGGGGTACTCAGCCGGCGGTGTGGCCATGCTCGTCGACGCGCTCACCGACAACCGCAACCGCACCGGCGCCGAAGTGCGCTCGATCTTCTCGAAGAACGGCGGCGCCATGGCCGAGCCCGGCGCGGTGTCGTGGCAGTTCGAGCGCAAAGGCGTGATCATGGTGCCGGCCTCGGTCGGCGAGGAGCAGCTGATGGAGGTCGCCCTCGAAGCCGGCGCCGAGGACATCGCGGAGCAAGGCGACGTGTTCCAGGTCACGTGCGCGCCCGCGGATCTGTCCGCGCTGCGCACCGCGCTCGAGGAAGCCGGCATCGCCATCGACTCGGCGGAGACGACGATGCTGCCGCAGAACTCCGTCCCGGTCACGGAAGAGAACGTGGCCAAGCAGGTCCTGCGCATGATGGACGCGCTCGAAGACAACGACGACGTCCAGAACGTCTACGCCAACTTCGACATCTCCGACGAGTTATTTACAACAGTGTTGGCGTAGACGTACCATGGGCCAATGGCCCTAGCTGTCAGAGACGGCGCCGTGGGCGCTGGTCGCGCCGCCATCTACGCCCGCATCTCCAAGGACGAAGCGGGCGACGCGCTCGGCGTGGAACGGCAAGTCAAGTTGTGCCGCGACCTCGCTCGTTCGCACGGACTCCACGTTGCCGCTGACGACGTGCTCGTTGATAACGACATGTCGGCGTACGCGAAGCGACGTCGTCCGCAGTTTGAGCGGCTCGTCGACATGCTCGACAACCGCGAGGTGGACGCCGTCGTCGTATACCACTCCGACCGGCTTTACCGGCGCACGCGAGACCTTGAGCGCCTCGTCGACGTGATCGAGGGCGGCAATACAACTGTGCACACCGTCGCCGCGGGTCTTGTAGACCTGTCAACAGCGTCCGGCCGCATGGTCGCACGCATGTTGGGCGCGGCGGCCCAACATGAGAGCGAACGAATGGGCGAACGCATCCAAGCGAAAATGGACGAACTGGCGGCGAAGGGCACACCACCCTCAGGGCCGCCGCCGTACGGGTACGCGCCAGGTTATGTGGTCGACGAATCCGAGCGCGACGTGCTGCAACTCATGGCCCGCCGCGTGCTTGAGGGCGCGTCGCTGCTGCGCGTCGCCCGCGAACTCGACGCCGCGGGCATTAAGCCGCGCAAGGCCGCCAAGTGGAACTCGACCTCGATTCGTACCGCGTTGCTGAACCCGGCGGTTATCGCGCAACGCATCCATCGGCGCGAGGTCGCGGGGCCGGGAACATGGGAGCCGGTGCTCGACCGTGACACCTACGAGAAGCTGCGCGCCGTGCTCGCCGACCCGTCGCGTAAGCACACCCGCCCCGCTCGCAAGTATCTCTTGGCGGGCCTCGTGTTCACGCCCGAGGGCGACCAAATGAACGGCCGCATGGACCGTGGCGCTGGCGACGACCCGCGGGGTAACGCGCGCAACCGACCGACCTACGCGACGCGCACCGTTCGCCCGGGCGCCGGGCGTGGCGCGCCGGGTGTTCGGCGTGGACCCGCGCAGGCGGTTGACGCGGCGAAACTTGAGACCCACGTCATCGAGGCGCTGTTCGCGGCGCTCGACGGCACCGTGCTTGCCGACGCCTCGACGACCGACGCGTCCGTCAGTGGTGACGTGGAGCGAATCGAACGCGACCTAGCGGAACTCGCGGCCCTGCGCGGTCGCGGCGAGATCACGCTCGCCGAATGGATGGCGGCGCGCAAGCCATTGATGGAACGGCGAGACGCGGCGCTCGCCGCGGTGGCAACGGTACGCAGTCGTCCCGCGCGCGTCGACGCGTTGTTGCGCAACCCGAAAAAACTGCGCAAGGAGTGGTCGACGTTGCCGCTGGAGGTCCAACGCGAGGTTGTCACGGCGTTCATTGACCGCATCATCGTCGAGCGCGCAACGAACGCGCGGCACACGTCGATCGAAGATCGCGTGCCCGTCGACAACATTCGTTGGCGCGCTTAGCCGCGAAGACGATGTTGTCACCGCAGGGGCGTTGGCGTTTGACAAGTTAAAGCTTTATACGTCGAACCCATTGACGCCCCGTTAATCCTCGTGTTCGATGCCTCCAACGGCATCGCTTGGCGACCGTTGTACGCCCGGCCCAAGGTCGGTGTGACCCCGTATGCAATCCCCATTCCTGCTGACGCGCGCAAGGAAACGCGAATTTGGGCAACCCAACTAAAGACGAAATCATTGGCGACGACGGCGACCTTTCCAAGCGCGAAGTCGCGCGCTTGTGCCGCATCGCGATTAGCACCGTAGACGCGCTGATCGCGAACGGCGCCCTCGACGCGTATCGCGCCGGGCGCGTGTGGCGAGTGCGCCGTGAGAGCCTCGATGCGTTGCGGGCGGGCACGAAATGACCGCCGAGGAACGCAGGCGCGCCGTCATCGAATCCCGCCGCCGCCAAGGACTCCCTACCCCGCCGACTGACCGGCGCGCGCTCGTAGTTCTGGAACGCGCGTTGTCGTCGTCGCGACGAACGCAGGACGAGGTGACTTAGTGGCGCGCGCGATCGAGGCCATTTCGGCGTTGCACCGGGAGTACGGCGGCGACGAGCAAGCCCTCGGCGCGTTGGCGCGCGGGTTGGTGCACGACCTCACGGGGCGTATCGCCGATGCCCTCGACGACGCGCTGCTCGACCTCGACGTGCTCGCACAACCTGAGGTCATTGCGTGACGGCCGACCGGGTTTTTGCCGACGAGGCGATCTTCCTTGCGTCGCTCGGTTGGTCGGTGTTCCCCTTGTGCTACCGCGGCAAGGCGCCGTTGACGGCGCACGGACACCGCGATGGCACCACCGACCTCGCACTTGTGGCGCGGTGGGCGCGGAAGTATCCCCGCGCCAACATCGGTGCGCGCGTTGTCGACCATCTCGTGGTGCTGGACGTCGACCCGCGTAACGGCGGCGATGAATCGCTCGCCGCGCTCGGCACATTGCCGTCGACGTTGACGTCGGTCACCGGCGCGGGCGGGCGTCACTTGTTCTTTCGTCGCCCGCTCGGCGAGTTGATGAACGGCGCGCACAAGCTCGGGCCGGGCGTCGACGTGAAAGTCGGTGGGCGTGGCTACGTCGTGCTGCCGCCGTCGGTGCATCCGAACGGGCAGCGCTACGAATGGATGCGCCCGCTCGCCGAAGTTGCGGCGTTGCCCGCGCATGTTGTCGAGCTGTTGCGGCCACCCGTCATTGAGGCGCGGCCGATGCGTCACCACGACGCATCGGCCGCGCCGCGGCCGGGCGACGTGTTCAACGCTACGACGTCGTGGTCGGACGTTTTGGAGCCGCACGGCTGGCGCTTTGTTGGCCAGCGCGGCGACCTTGGCTATTGGTGCCGACCGGGCAAGCGCGCCGGAGTTTCGGCGACGACCAACGCCCTTGGCACGGACCGGCTGCACGTGTTCACGTCGTCGGCGCCGCCGTTGCTGGCGGACACGAGCTACGACCGCTTCGGCGCCTTCGCTGCGTTGCACTACGGCGGCGACCTCACAGCGGCGGCGCGTGCGTTGCGGGCGGTGGTCACATGACCCACGTCGACGTACACGACACCATCGACGCGCTTGCGGCGAGCATCGACCTTGGCGAAGCGGCCGCGGGCGGCTGGCCGACGCTCGGCGATGCGGCGCTGCACGGCATCTTTGGCGACATTGTGCGCACGTTGGAGCCGCACACCGAGGCCGACCGGGCCGCGCTGCTTGTTGACGCGCTCGTCGAGTTCGGGAACGCCGTGGGCGCGGGACCGCACGCGGTCGCCGATGGCGCGAAACACCCGGCCCGGCTGTACGCGGTGACCGTCGGCGCCACTTCGCGCGGCCGCAAAGGCACCGCCCACCGGCAAATCTCGCGCCTGTTCGCCGAGGCCGATCAGGTGTGGAGCAAGACGCGCGTGATGGGGGGCCTCTCCACGGGCGAGGGTCTCATCGCCGCCGTGCGCGACCCGATGAGTGAGGACGACAAGAGCGCGCCCACCGACAAGCGGTTGCTTGCCGTCGAGCCCGAGTTCGCACGAACGTTGACAGCGGCGGCGCGCGACGGCAACACGGTGTCGGCCGTGCTCCGCGACGCGTTCGACACGGGCGACATCGGCGTGATGACGAAGAAAGACCCGATGCACGCCGCTGGCGCGCACATCTCAGTCCTGGCCCACATCACCGTCGAGGAACTGCGCCGCAAGCTGAGCGACACCGAGGTTGCCAACGGCTTTGCCAACCGGTTCTTGGTCATCCTCGCGAGGCGGTCCAAGTTGTTGCCCGAGGGCGGCGCGTTGCCGCCCGCTGAGTTTGATCGCTTGGTTCGCTTAGTTCGCCGGGCGTTGGGGGAGGCGCGCAAGATCGGCACGCTGACGCGGGACGACGACGCCAAGGCGTTGTGGGCTTCGATCTATACCGACCTTGCCGAGCAGGTCGACGACGGTCTCGTCGGTGCAATCACGGCAAGAGCCGAAGCGTTGTTGTTGCGTCTGTCAGTGATTTACGCCATTGCTGACGGCACCAACCAGATCACCACGACGCACGTGCGTGCTGCTCACGCGGTGTGGAGCTACGCCGAAGCATCGGCCCGTTTCATTTGGGGCGACGTCACGGGCGACCCGATCGCCGACACTCTCATGACGGCCGTCACGAAGGCTGGCCCCGCCGGGCTTACCGGCAAAGAACAAAGCGCGTTGTTCAGTGGTCACAAGGACGCCAAGACTCTCGACCGCACCCGCTCGCGCCTCATCACCGAGGGCAAGGTCATCGCGGTTTCGTCACCAACCCGCGGCCGACCGATCGACGTCATCTTCGCTCCCGCATACGCGGAACAAGCGAACAAAGCGAAGCAAGGCGAGTGGCGCCAGTGATCTACCCCGGCGAACAAAGCGAATCATGCGAAGTAACGCGCGGCCGCACCCCCAAGGGCTTCGCAATCCCTAGGGCCGCTGGCGCGCTCTCAACCCTGGCCTCGTTAGGCCTCCTGGGTTCGCGCTCACGTTCGTACAAGCCCGCCGATGCCCCAGGAGGCCATTGAGATGCCCACCTGCGCCGGTTGCGGCGACCCGATCCCACTCTCGCGAGGCACGACGCCACGCAAGTGGTGTAGTGACGCCTGCCGGGTCGCCAAGGCCCGCAAGACGCCGCCCAAGCCGTCGCCCCCGACGGTGTCACCCCCGCCCGACGTCGCCAGCTACGAGCCGGGCGAGCGTGGCCTCGTTGACGCCGTGCGGGCGTGGCTTAGCTCGTTGCCGCCGTCGCTCGACGCCGTTGACGCCGCCGAGGCCGAACTCGTGGTCGACCTGGCGGAAATGGTCGAGGCCGGGAGCGTGCCCGCGGCCCGCGAGCTGCGGATCGCGCTCGCCGACGTGCGCAGCGCGGCCGACCCTGACGCCCGCGACCGGGTGAGCGAGGCGGCGCTCGTGCAGGCGGTGACGGCGATGGTCTCCACCGCCCCGGCGATGGGACGGGCGATGACCGACGCCGAACTCGCCGACCACATTGCGGCCGAGGCCGACTTGCCCGACGGCTGGCGCTCGACGCGGGCCGACGGGCCGTTGATTGAGTGGCTGGGGCGCCGTAGCCGCGAACTCATGGCGACCGCCGACGAGGCCGCGTTGCGTCGACTCGACGCGTGGATAACCCGGCATGCCATTGGTCTCGCGTACGTGCGCGAGCAGGGCCGCTGGCACCACTGGAACGTGCGCGACCGCCGCGACGCGTTGCTCGACCCGAACGGCGACGATGACGCCGCTTAGCGAGTTGTACGCGCTGAGGCTCGATGACGGCGCACGTCGGCACTTGCGTCGCGCGCTTGATGGTCACGCCGCATGGTGCCGATCACAGGGCGTCGCGATGCCGTCGGCACTCGCTGCTCTCGCGTTTGTGGTCAATGGCGGCCACGAGCGGCCAACGCTTGGCGCTTCGGGCGCCAACGCCGATGATTGGCTCGTGCCGATGGTGTTCACGTACGACGAGGTCGCAAGTCTGCTGCGCACGAGCGACCGCACCGTTCGGCGCCTCGTCCGGGCCGGCGACCTGCCGGTCATCAAGGTCGGCGGCCAACCGCGGGTCGCCCGCGCAGACCTTGATGACTACGTCGCCCGCCTACGCGCGCGTCGCGAGAGTGAGTTGAGCAATGGACCGGAATAAGCGGCAGTCCGACGACTCGGCTTCGCCGGTCTCGATCGTTCGCAAGCGGGAGTCGGAAGTTCCCGGTGGCTTTGAGCCGCGCCAATTGGCTATCGAAGCCCACGACCGCCTCGTCGCGGAGGCGTTCGGAGCCACGGCCGCGTACGCCAGCAGCCACGTGGGCAACGGGTTTGCACTCGGCTGGGCCTTCCCCGGCGAGTGCTGCACCGCCTGCGTAGCGCGTGACTTGCGCGACGGCGAGGCGGTGTTAGCTGACCCGGCGGCGTTGGATGGTGCGATCGACGTGTTGTTGGGTCTCGATGAGGGCCGCGGTCGTGGTGTCGTTCTGGCGCAACAACTGATGATCGTTCGCGAGGCGTGGCGAGACCGCGGGCAGCGCCAAGCGCGCGACCTGGTGCGTGCGTTGGAATATCTCGACCGGTGCGGGCAGCTTGATTTCGTCCGCAGACACTTGAGCGAGCACGGCGCGGTGGGCGCATGAACGCGGACTCGCGCACCACCGGGCTCCGGCGGCCGTTGCCGGGCCCGCACAACCGCGAACAGTTGGCGGCCCTCGCAGATATAGACCGTCGGCGCCTGGAGGTCGCGAACGCAATGGTCGAGCACATGCTCGGGAAACCGCCGTCGCAGCCCAGCAAACGCGTTTCACCTGTGGCGCGCTCGCACATTGCACGGTTGCGCGCAGACATGGCGGTCCTTCGCGTCGCGAACTCAGGCGAGCAGTTCGCGGCGGCCTCCCAAATAGTTACGGCGCGGCTCGACCGCATACGCGAGGCCCTTGGATAAGCGGTAGTGCTCGCCGCCGAACTCGACCTTGCCGTCGCGTCGGAAAGGTCGCCCGTTGGTCAAAGCGGCGGGCCGAGTAGCTCGCCGATGCGGCACTCCAATCCGCCGTCGTGATGTTCCTCGCGGGTGACATCCTCCTAAGCGCCCCTCGGTTAGGCGTCACACCGTCGGCGTACCGTTCCGTGACGTGGCAAGTCGCCTGCGCATCGAACTCGTGCCAAGCCGCTTCGGCGCGGCAGCCTTGCCAACCGCCTTCCCCGTGCGCGTTGGAAGGCCTCCGCAAGCAGGTGCGAGCCGAGCATGGCGGCGCGTGCGACTACTGCGGCGCCACCACCACGCGCTTGTTTGCCATGAGGAGTGGGACTACGACGAGGCGCGCCGCGTCGCCACGGTGACGGGCTTCGCGGTGGCGTGCACCGAATGCAACCTCGTCTTGCACTTTGGGCGTGCCGAAGTAAACGGGCTCGGCTTCAAGGCGAAGGCCCACCGCGCACGCATCAACGGCGTCAATGCACCCGAGGTCGAGCGCGAGGTCGCCGAGGCGTTGTCGACGTGGAACGTGCGCTCAGGGCTTAGGTGGACCGTCGCGATCGCGCCTGCGGTCGTCGAGCGGTTCCCGTTCCTCGAGGGCGCCCTCGACGTGTCCTTGTGGACGCAGTAGGTGCCTAGGGCCCATCCGCTACACCTTTGTGACGGCCGCGCCGTTCACGCCACGAGCGCCCGGCCAACCCCCGCCGAAAGGCGAGGTTCGGGCGTCATGTGGTGGTGTATCTGCGTCCCGTAATCGCCTGTTCCAAGTGCGCCCAAGTGGGCTTGACGTACTTGCCGGTTGTCGTCAGGTGGGCGTGACCGAGGATCGATTGCACGTCTCGTATGTGGGCTCCTGCGTTGAGCATGTCGGTGGCTGCGGTCGCTCGCAGGTCGTGCGCGCGGAGGGGTAACCCGGCTCGTTGCGCGAGTTTGCTTACGCGATGCGAGACGGCTCGTGGTGTGGCTCGTCCGTCTCGGCGGCGGGCTGTGACGACGGGGCCAGAGGCGGGCTTCTCGGTGATGTTCAGCAGCTTTTGGGATTCAGTCGAGATCGGTACGTAGCGTTCGTGGCTTGCTTTGCCGCGAACGGCTGCGACGAGGGACTCGGCATCGATGTCGCGCCAATCGAGTCTCGCCACTTCGACGCAGCGCAACCCTTCTTGAACCATGAGTGACACGATTCGCCTGTCGTCGAGGGTTTCGCATTGCTCGTACAGCGCCTTGATTTGTGCTCGTGTGCCGGGCCGCGGGACGCGCCTGGGGCGGCGTGGGCCTCGTATTGATGCGCAGGGATTCATGGCGACCAAATGGTGACGGCTGAGCCAGTCGCACCATCCGCGTATGTGGCTGAGATATCCGCACTTGGTCATGGCCGACCACGATGGGTTGCTGAGCCATGCGCGGATCGCGTGCTCGGTGACGTCGTTTGTGTCTGACTCGGCGATGTACTCGGCGAGGTGTCGCAGCGTCGCTGCCGTTGCGGTGGCGGTTGAGCCTTGGATCTCGTCGAGCGCGACCCGCTCGTTGATGTACTCGGTGATAAGTCGTTCGAGGTCCATGGCGCTTTTCCTCCTCGGTAGGCAACCGCGATCCGGTACGGCGTCCACACGGCAGCCTCGCCGGTCGCGGCTCTTGCTGCGTTCAGATGGCGAGAGATCCACGCGAATGGTCGATCGTCATCGTCGTGCAGTCGCACGATCTGTTCAGCTATGCGCGCCGGTACGTGGCGCGGGTTCCCGCGCCGATGTGCGTTGAGGTATCCCCGGAGCGTGTGAATATCGGAGGTGGTGAAGACGACGTTGCCGGTCGGTGTTCGGGAGCCAACAACGTTTGCTTGTCTGCGTACTGTTGCCAGCCAGCCGATCGAGATTCCGAGTGCGAGCGCCGCCTCGCGCAACGTGAAGTACTGGCTGTCCGGCGAGCTTGGGATCGGCCAGGCCCGTGGGGCGAACTCTCGTGATCCCGCCTCTTGCCCGACCTGCAGGTGACGAAAGGTTGTCGACAACGCCTTGTGTCCGGCCGCGTCGCGGATCGCATGGACGGGGGCGCCGCTCTCGACGAAGTGGGCGATTGCCGTCGCTTGCAGTGTCTTCGCGCTTCCCGACAGTTCGGCCCGCTTGAAGGCTGAGAGCACCGTGCCTGTAATCCGTTGGCGGGACATCCGTTGACCGGATGCGCCGACAAACAGCGGGCCATTCGTCCGATCACCAGCCGCGAGATGTCTCCGCACCGCCAAGGCGACCTCGACGCTGAGTGGGATCAATCCCGTTTCGGGATGCTTGAGCACCAGGTGATCCACATCTACGTCGCCTATGCCGAGGCGATGCATCTGCGTCGCCGTGAGCGCGTGGCACAACATCAGCAGCAGGATGAGCGTGACCGTTGGGCCACGGTTCGCTTTCAACAGCACCGCGCAATCGTCGTCGGACAGTCGTCGCGGGGCGTTCGCGACGAGACGGGGCGTCTTGAGCGCTTTTGTCGGGTCAGCGACGATCAGCCCGGCCGCCAGCAGCTCGCGGATGAAGCAACGTACCGAGATGGTGCGGACGCGAACCGTGTTGCGAGCGCACTCTCCCTGCGTCAGCCATGCGCGGACGGAGTCATAGGTCAACAGATCGGCGCTGGCTGCTAACTGTCGAAGCATGAGCGCCTGACTGGCGTACGTCACGGGAAGCCAATCTGACCGTCGTCGTTCCAGATACCACTCGACAAGTTCGGAGAGCGACGCAAGCTCGCCCGTGACTGGACCAGCGCACGCGCTTGGAGACAGCGCCCAGCGGAAGGCCCAGCGCGCCGGCGACGCGTTTTCCGGCCGGGGACGATCGCCCGAACCCGGCTGGCGGTTGACGGTGCGGACCGGATCAGTCACGAACCGGGGCAGATAGTCGTCGATAGCGCTCGGATCGTCGTGGCCCAGAAACGCGCGTAGCTGTTCCACGCTCGCACCGGATTCGGCCAAACGCGCAACAGCTTCCGCCCGTAGCGCCTTTGGCGGAGCGGACACGCCTGCCCGGTCGAGTGCCCTTCGAGCCTCCAACCAGATCTTCGTTTCATTCAGCCCTTGTGGCCAGCGTCTCTCGGACGCCACGACGAAGCCATCAGGCCGTGCGAACGGGCCGCGCGCACGCGCGACGTGGTCGTATGCGTCGCGCAGATCCAGCACTCGCTCGCGACCGGCCTTCCCACGGACAATGAACTTTCGACGCCGAAGATCCACACATGCCCACGTCAGCCGCGCAACCTCGACTCGGCGCAAGCCGCAATACCCCATGAGAGCCACAACCAACGCCTCGCGTGGCGAAGCCGTCGAAAGCACAAGCTCGACATCGATTCGAGCGTTGTCCAACCGGGACCTGTGTCGCGCGCTCGACGTCGGGATATCGAGGAGTCGCTCATCGGTCGGGATGACTCCCGTATCGAATAGCCACGTCACGAACCCACGAAACGAAGCTCGTCTATTTGCCTGGGTGTATGGCGTCAGGTCTGCCATCAGTTGACGCCAGTCAGCAGGGATATCGCCCAGCTCGTCGATCCGTGTCACTCCTGCGACGGTGAACAACCTGAAAAGCCGAGACCGCTCCGTCCTAGCGGTCTTCGGTTGCCAAATGTGGAGCGCCGCCCGGTCAGCGGCGTAATCGGTCGCGAGGTCCCTCAGGCGCAACGAAGGCGAGTATTGCGGCGTCATGGCGTGACCTCCTGCGCTCGTCGACGGTACGCCGAACGAACAGAAACGCAACCGGCAAGCGGGCCGTAGTATCCGCGGCCGTGTACGACGCGCGGCGAGCAAAGACTCGTGATTTGTCAGTCGGTGTCGCCCTCGGCGCGGTTGCCGCAGCTCTGGTTACGTGGGGCCCTCACGCGACACCATTGGTAATCGCCGCGCTCGCGCTCGTCGCGATCGTCATCGACTTAAGCCGGCGACGACGCGAACCAGATGTAGGCGTACGAGCCCAGCAAAAGCCGAGCGTGCACAGAATCCGCGAGCCTCGCTGCCATCACCAGCCGTCGGCGCCAGCGATGCGCGCTCGCAGTACGGCCTCGACACGCCACTAGATGGCAGGGCGACACAGGGGACCACAGCGTCGATCGCATCACATCCTCGCCATCGCGGCGATCGGGCTCGGCGCCGTGGTGTGCTCACTCATCGCGATCCAAACGGTGACCGAAACACGCCATCGTCCGCGAATTCCATTGCAGTGGGGATTCGACGGGACCCCCGGCTGGCTAGTCCCCCGCGTCGCCGGTATTGCTTTGCCATGCGGGGTGTTCGTCGTCGGGTCCTTAATCGGCGGCTACCTCGTGTGGAAACATGAACACGAACGTCTCGCAGTCGGAATCACCCTTGTTGTCGACGCCTCGGCTGCGCTTACCAACTGGTACCAAGCTCACCAGCCGGGAACGATGTCTTCGGTGGTGCTGACGACGGCGATGGTTGCATTGGGAGTCGTGTGGCTT
The window above is part of the Acidimicrobiales bacterium genome. Proteins encoded here:
- a CDS encoding YebC/PmpR family DNA-binding transcriptional regulator encodes the protein MSGHSKWATIKHKKGAADAARAKQFAKLLRQVEVAAREGGGDPTMNASLRAAIQKARDSSVPMDNIERATKRGAGETEGVRYESVMYEGYSAGGVAMLVDALTDNRNRTGAEVRSIFSKNGGAMAEPGAVSWQFERKGVIMVPASVGEEQLMEVALEAGAEDIAEQGDVFQVTCAPADLSALRTALEEAGIAIDSAETTMLPQNSVPVTEENVAKQVLRMMDALEDNDDVQNVYANFDISDELFTTVLA
- a CDS encoding recombinase family protein, with the protein product MALAVRDGAVGAGRAAIYARISKDEAGDALGVERQVKLCRDLARSHGLHVAADDVLVDNDMSAYAKRRRPQFERLVDMLDNREVDAVVVYHSDRLYRRTRDLERLVDVIEGGNTTVHTVAAGLVDLSTASGRMVARMLGAAAQHESERMGERIQAKMDELAAKGTPPSGPPPYGYAPGYVVDESERDVLQLMARRVLEGASLLRVARELDAAGIKPRKAAKWNSTSIRTALLNPAVIAQRIHRREVAGPGTWEPVLDRDTYEKLRAVLADPSRKHTRPARKYLLAGLVFTPEGDQMNGRMDRGAGDDPRGNARNRPTYATRTVRPGAGRGAPGVRRGPAQAVDAAKLETHVIEALFAALDGTVLADASTTDASVSGDVERIERDLAELAALRGRGEITLAEWMAARKPLMERRDAALAAVATVRSRPARVDALLRNPKKLRKEWSTLPLEVQREVVTAFIDRIIVERATNARHTSIEDRVPVDNIRWRA
- a CDS encoding helix-turn-helix domain-containing protein translates to MGNPTKDEIIGDDGDLSKREVARLCRIAISTVDALIANGALDAYRAGRVWRVRRESLDALRAGTK
- a CDS encoding bifunctional DNA primase/polymerase translates to MTADRVFADEAIFLASLGWSVFPLCYRGKAPLTAHGHRDGTTDLALVARWARKYPRANIGARVVDHLVVLDVDPRNGGDESLAALGTLPSTLTSVTGAGGRHLFFRRPLGELMNGAHKLGPGVDVKVGGRGYVVLPPSVHPNGQRYEWMRPLAEVAALPAHVVELLRPPVIEARPMRHHDASAAPRPGDVFNATTSWSDVLEPHGWRFVGQRGDLGYWCRPGKRAGVSATTNALGTDRLHVFTSSAPPLLADTSYDRFGAFAALHYGGDLTAAARALRAVVT
- a CDS encoding helix-turn-helix domain-containing protein, with amino-acid sequence MPSALAALAFVVNGGHERPTLGASGANADDWLVPMVFTYDEVASLLRTSDRTVRRLVRAGDLPVIKVGGQPRVARADLDDYVARLRARRESELSNGPE
- a CDS encoding tyrosine-type recombinase/integrase; this encodes MTRIDELGDIPADWRQLMADLTPYTQANRRASFRGFVTWLFDTGVIPTDERLLDIPTSSARHRSRLDNARIDVELVLSTASPREALVVALMGYCGLRRVEVARLTWACVDLRRRKFIVRGKAGRERVLDLRDAYDHVARARGPFARPDGFVVASERRWPQGLNETKIWLEARRALDRAGVSAPPKALRAEAVARLAESGASVEQLRAFLGHDDPSAIDDYLPRFVTDPVRTVNRQPGSGDRPRPENASPARWAFRWALSPSACAGPVTGELASLSELVEWYLERRRSDWLPVTYASQALMLRQLAASADLLTYDSVRAWLTQGECARNTVRVRTISVRCFIRELLAAGLIVADPTKALKTPRLVANAPRRLSDDDCAVLLKANRGPTVTLILLLMLCHALTATQMHRLGIGDVDVDHLVLKHPETGLIPLSVEVALAVRRHLAAGDRTNGPLFVGASGQRMSRQRITGTVLSAFKRAELSGSAKTLQATAIAHFVESGAPVHAIRDAAGHKALSTTFRHLQVGQEAGSREFAPRAWPIPSSPDSQYFTLREAALALGISIGWLATVRRQANVVGSRTPTGNVVFTTSDIHTLRGYLNAHRRGNPRHVPARIAEQIVRLHDDDDRPFAWISRHLNAARAATGEAAVWTPYRIAVAYRGGKAPWTSNDLSPSTSTSGSRSTRSKAQPPPQRQRRCDTSPSTSPSQTQTTSPSTRSAHGSATHRGRP